Proteins from one Staphylococcus sp. IVB6214 genomic window:
- a CDS encoding LTA synthase family protein, translated as MQWIIYLVAGLLVTAIDVTVLKQHRTIGRVIKKGLFYLITINIVTLGLFVFVLKRTDSVESTTYQSIFALYYIGIALLFGALWIAVKYLLQRQTQVQLHHTTVKRRWLDVTIKIFTMLFAIIGLLAVYFSNWFIDYFGNITPEQFLFNLKSPIKGTSDGMVEEMFRTPILKALFLAIPLFILVVYNRYDVIGQRQRTLLKRTVMRTLLLLVSLVVLVTGVTYSSQKLRLPEVYEAYAKDSQYIKQNYVTPTTKQYQFPEKKRNLVHIYLESVENSYLSKNLGGYMNENLMSELTELSKEGVHFSDSKDPFGGPHQTYGSSWSVAGMVNMGMGIPLKIPMNGNSYGKSGYFLPGARGIGDILHEEGYEQTIMFGADADFGGLTTYFKSHGNFNIWDWKYARDHGYIPKDYKVWWGFEDDKLYNYAKQEITRLSQTGKPFNFTMETADTHFPDGYVSKNTPTPRDNQYANVIAYSTSEAVAFVRWLQQQPYYENTTIVITGDHLSMDKKFFKDFDPDYKRDIFNLIINPAKEPEKVQNRQFAPLDMFPTILSSMGVEIKGDRLGLGTDLFSETPTLIERDGLEKFDSEISMNSNYYNKQFVSERGSGKQKVEQ; from the coding sequence ATGCAATGGATTATTTATCTTGTAGCAGGGCTTTTAGTCACAGCAATCGATGTCACAGTTTTAAAACAACACAGAACGATAGGGCGTGTCATTAAGAAGGGATTATTTTACCTTATTACTATTAATATCGTCACACTTGGACTATTTGTTTTTGTGTTGAAACGTACAGATAGTGTAGAAAGTACAACATATCAGTCAATATTCGCATTGTATTACATAGGCATCGCATTGCTATTTGGTGCATTATGGATTGCAGTTAAATATTTATTACAACGTCAAACACAAGTCCAACTTCATCACACAACAGTGAAACGTCGTTGGCTCGATGTGACAATCAAAATCTTTACGATGTTATTTGCAATTATCGGTTTACTTGCAGTGTATTTTTCAAATTGGTTCATCGACTACTTCGGTAATATTACGCCGGAACAGTTTTTATTTAACTTGAAGTCACCTATCAAAGGAACATCGGATGGCATGGTTGAAGAAATGTTTCGTACACCTATTTTAAAAGCACTCTTCTTAGCAATACCGTTATTTATTCTAGTCGTGTATAACAGATACGATGTTATTGGACAACGACAACGCACCTTATTGAAACGTACAGTGATGAGAACACTGCTGTTGCTCGTTTCGCTCGTTGTATTAGTTACAGGTGTTACGTATAGTTCGCAAAAGTTGCGTTTACCTGAAGTGTATGAAGCTTATGCGAAGGATTCACAGTATATTAAGCAAAACTATGTCACACCTACAACAAAACAGTATCAGTTTCCAGAGAAAAAGCGAAACTTAGTACATATTTATTTAGAATCTGTTGAGAACTCTTATTTATCGAAAAATCTAGGCGGTTATATGAATGAAAACTTAATGTCTGAGTTAACAGAACTATCGAAAGAAGGTGTGCACTTCTCAGACTCGAAAGATCCATTTGGTGGTCCACATCAAACGTATGGTTCAAGCTGGTCCGTAGCGGGCATGGTGAACATGGGCATGGGTATTCCACTGAAGATTCCGATGAACGGAAACAGTTACGGAAAGTCAGGTTACTTCTTGCCAGGCGCTCGTGGAATAGGTGATATCTTGCATGAAGAAGGTTATGAACAAACGATTATGTTTGGTGCAGACGCTGACTTTGGTGGATTGACAACGTATTTCAAATCACATGGTAATTTTAATATTTGGGATTGGAAATATGCACGTGATCATGGCTATATTCCGAAAGATTACAAAGTATGGTGGGGCTTTGAAGATGATAAGCTGTATAATTATGCGAAGCAGGAAATCACACGCTTGTCACAAACAGGAAAGCCTTTCAACTTTACGATGGAAACAGCAGATACGCATTTCCCTGATGGATACGTGTCAAAAAATACACCGACACCACGTGATAATCAATATGCGAATGTTATTGCCTACTCAACATCAGAAGCGGTAGCGTTTGTCCGCTGGTTACAACAACAGCCCTATTATGAAAACACAACGATTGTCATTACAGGTGATCATCTCAGCATGGATAAAAAGTTCTTCAAAGACTTTGATCCAGATTATAAACGTGACATTTTTAATCTCATCATTAATCCCGCAAAAGAACCTGAGAAAGTACAAAACCGTCAATTCGCACCATTAGATATGTTCCCAACTATTTTATCGAGCATGGGTGTTGAAATTAAAGGTGATCGTCTTGGTTTAGGGACAGACTTATTCTCAGAGACACCGACGTTGATTGAACGAGATGGTCTAGAGAAGTTTGATAGTGAGATTAGTATGAATAGTAACTATTACAATAAACAATTCGTTAGTGAACGAGGCTCTGGTAAACAAAAAGTTGAACAATAA